The following coding sequences lie in one Spinacia oleracea cultivar Varoflay chromosome 1, BTI_SOV_V1, whole genome shotgun sequence genomic window:
- the LOC110794389 gene encoding uncharacterized protein yields the protein MQQNLMVNNYSKRPDSFPTEEERQYTSKKAEGQWQWERDAQQMSPQLYSDGQGGNAGRSYYSNQMPDTKMGSNQEQRVHPQEQDMEVGYEDNQAPQTLERLDHKFHNDIMKFMKEQDDAEDAENARHKEKIIEINNQYQEKLSALRARHAIRREDLLRRESQARLRKHQLSGMSPYRNNSGPSGPTSDMNQGRHGYGAPDLIPGEPHRQFGSGGGEFDSYRQRQESFGRGRMQGTDTSRVPTPGGRVYNTGSRYY from the exons ATGCAGCAAAATTTAATGGTGAATAATTATTCCAAGAGACCTGATTCGTTTCCAACCGAAGAAGAGCGTCAATATACTTCAAAAAAAGCAGAAGGTCAGTGGCAATGGGAAAGAGACGCCCAGCAAATGTCACCTCAACTCTACAGTGATG GACAAGGGGGAAATGCTGGCAGATCATACTATTCTAATCAGATGCCAGACACCAAAATGGGCTCAAACCAAGAGCAAAGAGTCCATCCCCAGGAGCAAGATATGGAAGTTGGATATGAAGACAATCAAGCACCACAGACATTGGAGAGGCTTGACCATAAGTTCCATAATGATATTATGAAATTTATGAAGGAACAGGATGATGCAGAGGATGCAGAAAATGCTAGACACAAAGAG AAAATCATCGAGATCAATAACCAATATCAGGAAAAGTTATCTGCACTTCGAGCTAGGCATGCTATTCGGAGAGAAGACCTTCTCCGGAGAGAGTCCCAGGCCCGCTTACGGAAACACCAACTTTCTGGTATGAGCCCGTACCGAAATAACAGTGGACCTAGTGGGCCTACTAGTGATATGAATCAGGGTCGTCATGGATATGGAGCTCCAGATTTAATCCCCGGTGAACCTCATCGACAATTTGGTAGCGGGGGAGGTGAATTTGATTCATACAGACAGCGTCAGGAATCATTTGGACGTGGGAGAATGCAAGGAACTGATACTAGTAGGGTTCCAACCCCTGGAGGTCGAGTTTACAATACAGGTTCACGCTATTACTGA